A window of the Diabrotica undecimpunctata isolate CICGRU chromosome 1, icDiaUnde3, whole genome shotgun sequence genome harbors these coding sequences:
- the LOC140441435 gene encoding uncharacterized protein: MEVKVEIKEEFDECDQMYVNNQLSTSIDLRDLKNELGEDNSGFCENDSKMEIAKTITKCSRNKQVKQYCEEQTLKNISSSNFSCKNNVLEKTEKRLSKCEICFKQFSLPGNLKIHLRTHTGEKPYKCEICFKQFSLPGNLKIHLRTHTGEKPYKCEICSKMFSRQGNLKSHLGTHIEKKPYNCEICFKQLSSANYLKSHLITHSKEKPYKCEICFKPYFHKNNLKVHMTTHSGEKPYNCEICFKQFTSVVYLKAHQKTHSKEKPYTCEICFKRFSRQSNLNVHMRSHTREKPYKCETCFKQFSYHNNLREHLKTHSGEKPYKCDICFKQFISLHYLNSHMITHSKEKPYTCEICLKPFSHKSNLKAHMITHSEEKPHKCEICFKSFFQKNHLNEHVRSHTKEKPYKCEICFKHFSLAYNLKIHLRIHTGETPYKCEICFKQFVRSCNLLAHMRVHTKEKPYNCEICFKQFSSQQLLKVHLRTHSGEKPYKCEICSKRFTSVTYLKTHHITHSKEKPYKCEKCFKPFSQKSSLNVHIMRIHSREKL; encoded by the coding sequence gttTTTGTGAAAATGATAGTAAAATGGAAATAGCGAAAACAATAACTAAATGTTCACGTAATAAACAAGTGAAACAATACTGTGAAgaacaaacattaaaaaatatttcctCTTCAAATTTTTCGTGCAAAAATAATGTACTGGAAAAGACTGAAAAAAGACTTagcaaatgtgaaatttgttttaagcagttttctcttCCAGGTAATCTGAAAATACATTTaagaacacacactggagaaaagccatacaagtgtgaaatttgttttaagcagttttctcttCCAGGTAATCTGAAAATACATTTaagaacacacactggagaaaagccatacaagtgtgaaatttgttctaagatGTTTTCTCGTCAAGGTAATCTGAAAAGTCATTTAGGAACACACATTGAAAAAAAACCTTAtaattgtgaaatttgttttaagcagttatCTTCagcaaattatttaaaatcacATCTAATAACACACTCTaaagaaaaaccatacaagtgtgaaatttgttttaagccatACTTCCATAAAAATAATTTGAAGGTACACATGACCACACACTCAGGGGAAAAACCTTATaactgtgaaatttgttttaagcagtttacttcAGTAGTCTATTTGAAAGCACATCAGAAAACGCACTCTAAAGAAAAACCTTAtacatgtgaaatttgttttaagcgattTTCTCGTCAAAGTAATTTAAATGTACATATGAGATCACATACtagagaaaaaccttataagtgtgaaacttgttttaaacagttttcttaTCACAATAATTTGAGAGAACATTTAAAAACACACTCTGGAGAAAAACCGTATAAGTGtgacatttgttttaagcagtttatttCATTACATTATTTGAATTCACATATGATAACACACTCTAAAGAAAAACCTTATACatgtgaaatttgtcttaagccATTTTCTCATAAATCTAATTTAAAAGCACACATGATAACACACTCTGAAGAAAAACcacacaagtgtgaaatttgttttaagtcgtttttccaaaaaaatcatttaaatgaACATGTGAGATCACATACtaaagaaaaaccttataagtgtgaaatttgctttaagcatTTTTCTCtggcatataatttgaaaatacatctaagaatacacactggagaaaccccatacaagtgtgaaatttgcttcaAGCAGTTTGTTAGAAGTTGTAATTTACTTGcacatatgagagtgcatacgaAAGAAAAGCCATATAattgcgaaatttgttttaaacagttttctaGTCAACAACTGTTGAAAGTACATTTAAGGACTCActctggagaaaaaccttataagtgtgaaatttgttccaaACGATTTACTTCAGTAACCTATTTGAAAACACATCACATAACACACTCtaaagaaaaaccttacaagtgtgaaaagTGTTTTAAGCCATTTTCTCAAAAAAGTAGTTTGAATGTACATATTATGAGAATACATTCTAGAGAAAAACTTTAA